From Bradyrhizobium sp. 4:
ACGCTCTTCCGGCGTCTCCCAGTCCTGCAGGAACACCACCTTCATGTCGGGCCGCACCTTCGCGGCCTGGCCGTGGCTGCGGATGAACGACACCAGGCGGTCGGGATGGGCGAATGAATTATCACGGAAGGCGATCACGGCGCCCTTCGGACCGGCATCGATCTTGCCGACATTGGCCTGACGGCAGAACGCCTTGATCGCGGCGACCTTGAACAAATAGCGCACCTCGTCCGGCAGCACACCGAAACGATCGCGCATCTCGGCGCCGAAGTTCTCGATCTCCTCCTCGCTGTCGAGGTCGGCGAGCCGTCGGTACAACGACAGCCGCACCGAGAGATCGCCGACATAGTCCTCCGGAATGAGCACGGGCATGCCGATGGTGATGGTCGGCGACCAGCGATCGGCGGCGGGCTCGGACACGCCGGCCTTGAGGTTGACGATCGCCTCCTCCAGCATCGACTGATAGAGCTCGAAGCCGACCTCCTTGATATGGCCGGACTGCTGCTCGCCCAGGATGTTGCCGGCGCCGCGGATATCGAGGTCGTGCGAGGCGAGCTGGAAGCCCGCGCCCAGCGTCTCCAGCGATTGCAGCACGGTGAGCCGGCGCTCGGCCTGCGCCGTGATCTTCTGCTGCGCCGGCAGCGCGAACAGCGCATAGGCCCGCAGCTTGGAACGGCCGACGCGGCCGCGGAGCTGATAGAGCTGGGCGAGGCCGAACATGTCGGCGCGATGCACGATCAGCGTGTTGGCATTGGGAATGTCGAGGCCGGATTCCACGATCGTGGTCGACAGCAGGATGTCGAACTTGCCGTCGTAGAACGCGGTCATGATGTCCTCGATCACGGCGGGCGGCATCTGCCCGTGCGCGACCGCGACCTTCATCTCCGGAACGTTCTTGTCGAGGAAGTCCTTGACCTCGGCGAGGTCGTCGATGCGCGGCACCACGTAGAACGCCTGGCCGCCGCGATAGCGCTCGCGCAGCAGCGCCTCGCGGATCATCAGGGGATCGTGCGGAGCGACGAAGGTGCGGACCGCGAGACGGTCGACGGGGGGCGATGCGATGATCGAGAGCTCGCGCACGCCGGTGAGCGCGAGCTGGAGCGTGCGCGGGATCGGCGTGGCCGACAGTGTCAGCACGTGCACCTCGGCGCGGAGCTGCTTCAGCCGCTCCTTGTGGGTGACGCCGAAATGCTGCTCCTCGTCGACGATGAGCAGGCCGAGGTCGCGGAACTTGATCGACTTGCTGAGCAGCGCGTGAGTGCCGACGACGATATCGACCGAGCCGTCGGTGAGGCCCTTCTTGACCAGATTGAGCTGCTTGGCCGGGACCAGGCGCGAAGCCTGCGCCACCTGGACCGGGAAACCCTTGAAACGGTCGGTGAACGTCTTGTGATGCTGACGGGCGAGCAGCGTGGTCGGCACCACGACCGCGACCTGCTTGCCTTCCAGCGCCACCGCGAAAGCGGCGCGCAGCGCCACCTCGGTCTTGCCGAACCCGACGTCGCCGCAGATCAGCCGGTCCATGGGACGGCCAAGCTCGAGGTCCTTCAGCGTGGACTCGATCGCGCCAAGCTGATCCTCAGTCTCGTCATAGGGGAAGCGCGCGCAGAACTCGTCGTAAAGGCCCGGCTGCACCGGCAGCTTCGGCGCTTCGTGCAGATGTCGCTCGGCGGCGATCTTGATCAGCTCGCCCGCGATCTCGCGGATGCGGTTCTTGAGCTTGGCCTTGCGGGTCTGCCAGCCCGAGCCGCCGAGACGATCCAGCTCGACCGAGGTTTGGTCGGAGCCGTAGCGCGACAGCAGCTCGATGTTCTCGACCGGCAGGAACAGTTTGGTCTCGGCGGCATAATGCAGCTCGAGGCAGTCATGCGGCGCACCGGCGACGTCCAGCGTCTGCAGGCCGATGAAGCGGCCGATGCCGTGATCGACGTGGACCACGATGTCGCCGGCGGCGAGGCTCGTCACCTCCGAGATGAAATTGTCGAGCTTGCGGCTCGCCTTGCGCGGCCGGACCAGCCGATCGCCTAGGATGTCCTGCTCGCTGATGAGCGCGATCTCGTCGGTCTCGAAACCGCTTTCGAGGCCGAGCACGGCGAGCATGGTCTCGTTGCGCGGGGTCGCCTGCACCGTGCGCCAGCTGTTGACGCTGGTCACAGGGGTGAGCTTGTGATCGCGCAGCATCGAGGTCATGCGGTCGCGCGAGCCCTCGGTCCAGAGCGCGATGACCACCTTCTTGCGGCTCGTCAGCAGCCCATGCACATGTGCGACGACGGCCTCGAAGACGTTGACCTTGTTGTCGTTGCGCTCCGGCGCGAAGTCGCGGCCTTTGCGTGCGCCGGCGTCGACCACGCTGGTACCATCGGCAGGCACCGAAAACTGCGTCAGCCGCACCAGCGGCATCCCGCTCTCGCGCTTGCCCCACTCCTCCTCGGTCAAATAGAGCCTGTCAGGCGGCAGCGGCTTGTAGATGGCGCCGCCGCCCGGATGCTCCATCGCGTCGCGGCGGGCCTGGTAATAATCGAGGATCTGCTTGAAGCGCTCGCGGATGGCATCCTCGGCCTGCGGCTCGATCGCGACGGCTGCTCCTTGCAGATAGTCGAACAGCGTGTCCATCCGGTCCTGGAACAGCGGCAGCCAGTGCTCCATGCCGGGATGACGGCGGCCCTCGCTGACGGCTTCGTAGAGCGCATCGTCGCGCTCGGGCGCGCCGAACTCGGCGACATAGCCCATGCGAAAGCGGCGGATGGTGTCGGTGACGAGCTGGAATTCGGAGATCGGCACGAGATCGAGCGCGCGCATGTCGAGCAGCGTGCGCTGGGTCTCGGCATCGAAGGTGCGGATCGATTCCAGGCTGTCGCCGAAGAAGTCGAAGCGGACGGGCTGTTCCAGGCCGGCCGGAAACAGGTCCAGAATGCCGCCGCGCACCGCGTATTCGCCGGGCTCGCGCACGGTCGAGGAGCGGTTGTAGCCGTTGTGCTCGAGCCAGGCGATGATGCTGTCCATCGGCACGACGTTGCCGGGCGCCACC
This genomic window contains:
- the mfd gene encoding transcription-repair coupling factor encodes the protein MKPGMKSPAELLTPGRALTLANVAEGAEGLVVSDLARAIAARPKKPAVSLAVICRDGPRMQQLERALQFFAPDLPVLTFPAWDCQPYDRVSPHGGVLAQRLTTLARLASLTGSDKPLIVLTTVNAVVQRVPARDLVAAQALSVAPGNVVPMDSIIAWLEHNGYNRSSTVREPGEYAVRGGILDLFPAGLEQPVRFDFFGDSLESIRTFDAETQRTLLDMRALDLVPISEFQLVTDTIRRFRMGYVAEFGAPERDDALYEAVSEGRRHPGMEHWLPLFQDRMDTLFDYLQGAAVAIEPQAEDAIRERFKQILDYYQARRDAMEHPGGGAIYKPLPPDRLYLTEEEWGKRESGMPLVRLTQFSVPADGTSVVDAGARKGRDFAPERNDNKVNVFEAVVAHVHGLLTSRKKVVIALWTEGSRDRMTSMLRDHKLTPVTSVNSWRTVQATPRNETMLAVLGLESGFETDEIALISEQDILGDRLVRPRKASRKLDNFISEVTSLAAGDIVVHVDHGIGRFIGLQTLDVAGAPHDCLELHYAAETKLFLPVENIELLSRYGSDQTSVELDRLGGSGWQTRKAKLKNRIREIAGELIKIAAERHLHEAPKLPVQPGLYDEFCARFPYDETEDQLGAIESTLKDLELGRPMDRLICGDVGFGKTEVALRAAFAVALEGKQVAVVVPTTLLARQHHKTFTDRFKGFPVQVAQASRLVPAKQLNLVKKGLTDGSVDIVVGTHALLSKSIKFRDLGLLIVDEEQHFGVTHKERLKQLRAEVHVLTLSATPIPRTLQLALTGVRELSIIASPPVDRLAVRTFVAPHDPLMIREALLRERYRGGQAFYVVPRIDDLAEVKDFLDKNVPEMKVAVAHGQMPPAVIEDIMTAFYDGKFDILLSTTIVESGLDIPNANTLIVHRADMFGLAQLYQLRGRVGRSKLRAYALFALPAQQKITAQAERRLTVLQSLETLGAGFQLASHDLDIRGAGNILGEQQSGHIKEVGFELYQSMLEEAIVNLKAGVSEPAADRWSPTITIGMPVLIPEDYVGDLSVRLSLYRRLADLDSEEEIENFGAEMRDRFGVLPDEVRYLFKVAAIKAFCRQANVGKIDAGPKGAVIAFRDNSFAHPDRLVSFIRSHGQAAKVRPDMKVVFLQDWETPEERLAGTTEIMRQLAQLAQSKKAA